From Acidobacteriota bacterium, the proteins below share one genomic window:
- a CDS encoding MotA/TolQ/ExbB proton channel family protein, translated as MILEIFQKGGVVMYPLLLCSVAALAIIIERLVNLRKSRVLKDSNLDYLAALIDDGMISKALEVCRNHPGIFNNIVKAGLEHHHLGREDAKEAIMDAGRHEVPRLQRYLTTLGTIVGISPLLGLLGTVTGMMKLFKAIADVGTGQPGALSSGIYEALITTVAGLSIAIPSLVFYNYFQKKAEEVVIDLERNSIEILKKLFDYKKPQ; from the coding sequence ATGATTCTTGAAATCTTTCAGAAGGGCGGAGTGGTCATGTATCCTCTCCTCCTCTGCTCGGTAGCCGCTCTGGCCATCATCATAGAGAGGCTTGTCAACCTGAGGAAGTCGCGCGTTCTGAAGGATTCTAACCTGGATTATCTCGCGGCTCTTATCGATGATGGCATGATCTCAAAAGCTCTCGAAGTCTGCAGGAACCATCCAGGGATTTTCAACAACATCGTAAAGGCAGGACTCGAACATCACCATCTGGGAAGAGAAGATGCCAAGGAAGCCATCATGGATGCCGGGAGACACGAGGTCCCAAGGCTCCAGAGGTACCTGACGACGCTCGGGACCATCGTAGGCATTTCCCCGCTTCTCGGTCTCCTTGGGACTGTCACAGGAATGATGAAACTCTTCAAGGCAATCGCCGATGTGGGCACGGGACAGCCGGGAGCCCTATCATCCGGGATCTATGAGGCTCTCATCACAACGGTAGCCGGACTGAGCATTGCCATCCCATCTCTCGTCTTCTATAACTACTTCCAGAAGAAGGCGGAGGAGGTTGTCATCGACCTGGAACGCAACTCGATAGAGATCCTGAAGAAGCTTTTTGACTACAAGAAACCCCAGTAA
- the pnp gene encoding polyribonucleotide nucleotidyltransferase, with amino-acid sequence MSQIKEISVGGRVMSISTGIMASQADGNVLVRYGDTVVLVTVVADKKAREGVDFLPLTVDYRENTYAAGKIPGGFFKREGRPNEKEVLTSRLIDRPVRPLFPEDWNFETQVIALVLSADLENDPDVLAVTGASFALSLSDIPFKAPIAAVRVGLVNGTLVVNPTYAQLDESRLDLVIAGTEKEIVMAEAGAKEVTEQEMMEAIIAGHREIENIVAVQKEMMAERNVTKRSCERREIPPDLQAMINARKDEIREAMQIRGKIASYKRVDEIFQSITSDIPEGDEEKLAAASKAFSEIQNEILKEEVLVHGKRFDGRKFDEIRPIRTEVGLLPRTHGSALFTRGETQALVTATLGTSADAQTIDWLEGEAEKRFMLHYNFPPFCVGEVKPLRGPGRREIGHGALAEKSLLPLIPPDTEFPYTIRLVSDILESNGSSSMASICGGSLALMDAGVPVRGAVAGIAMGLLKEGDRFAILSDIAGAEDHHGDMDFKVAGTAKGITSLQMDIKIDGVTPEIMQKAFGQARQGIHFILGIMNNTIAEPRKNISAFAPRIFTLTIPKHKIGEVIGPGGKMIRSIIERTGAKIEIDDNGKVDIASVDEPSALKAMEIIKEITAEAEIGKIYVGKVTRIVNFGAFVEILPGVEGLLHISEIADYRIRDVNQELHEGDEVLVKVIDIDGQDRIRLSRKAAMRDRKPDRRRPEPNRFRS; translated from the coding sequence TTGAGTCAAATAAAGGAGATAAGCGTTGGTGGAAGAGTCATGTCCATCTCCACCGGAATCATGGCAAGTCAGGCCGATGGAAATGTCCTTGTCCGTTACGGTGACACTGTCGTCCTGGTGACTGTAGTTGCCGATAAGAAAGCCAGAGAAGGCGTGGACTTTCTCCCTCTTACAGTCGATTACAGGGAAAACACTTATGCTGCTGGGAAGATACCCGGAGGATTCTTCAAGAGAGAGGGAAGACCCAACGAGAAGGAAGTCCTGACCTCCCGTCTCATCGACCGACCCGTACGGCCTCTATTTCCTGAGGACTGGAACTTTGAGACACAGGTTATCGCGCTCGTTCTTTCAGCAGACCTGGAGAACGATCCGGATGTCCTTGCCGTCACGGGAGCATCGTTTGCCCTTTCCCTATCAGACATCCCTTTCAAGGCTCCCATTGCGGCAGTCCGGGTCGGTCTTGTAAATGGCACCCTCGTCGTCAATCCAACCTACGCGCAGCTCGATGAGAGCCGTCTTGATCTCGTCATAGCCGGAACTGAAAAGGAGATCGTCATGGCCGAGGCAGGAGCAAAGGAGGTCACAGAGCAGGAGATGATGGAAGCCATCATAGCCGGGCATCGGGAAATAGAAAACATCGTGGCCGTGCAGAAAGAAATGATGGCCGAAAGGAATGTAACCAAGAGGAGCTGCGAACGAAGAGAGATCCCGCCAGACCTTCAGGCGATGATCAATGCCAGGAAGGACGAGATAAGAGAGGCGATGCAGATTAGAGGGAAGATTGCCAGTTACAAGCGTGTGGATGAGATCTTTCAATCAATTACCTCTGACATCCCGGAAGGGGACGAGGAAAAACTGGCCGCCGCCTCCAAAGCCTTTTCGGAGATCCAGAATGAGATCCTTAAGGAGGAAGTTCTGGTCCACGGAAAGCGGTTCGATGGAAGGAAATTTGACGAGATCCGCCCCATTCGAACAGAAGTTGGGCTCCTGCCGAGGACCCATGGTTCAGCCCTTTTCACAAGAGGGGAGACTCAAGCCCTTGTCACGGCTACGCTTGGAACCTCTGCAGATGCCCAGACCATTGACTGGCTGGAAGGGGAAGCCGAGAAGCGATTCATGTTGCATTACAACTTCCCACCCTTCTGCGTTGGTGAGGTCAAGCCTCTGAGAGGTCCAGGACGACGGGAGATCGGACACGGAGCTCTCGCCGAAAAGTCACTTCTTCCCCTTATCCCCCCGGATACTGAATTTCCATACACAATCAGGCTCGTATCCGACATCCTTGAATCGAACGGCTCCTCGTCGATGGCTTCGATCTGCGGAGGGTCGCTTGCTCTCATGGATGCTGGGGTCCCCGTGCGGGGAGCGGTCGCCGGCATCGCCATGGGCCTCCTCAAGGAGGGAGACAGGTTTGCCATTCTCTCCGACATCGCCGGAGCCGAGGATCATCATGGCGACATGGACTTCAAGGTTGCGGGAACGGCAAAGGGGATAACTTCTCTTCAGATGGACATCAAGATTGACGGGGTGACACCCGAAATCATGCAGAAGGCGTTCGGGCAGGCGCGTCAGGGAATTCATTTTATCCTAGGAATCATGAACAACACAATCGCCGAACCCAGGAAGAACATATCTGCCTTTGCACCAAGGATATTCACGCTGACCATCCCTAAACACAAGATTGGTGAAGTGATAGGTCCTGGAGGAAAGATGATCCGGTCCATCATCGAGAGGACAGGAGCAAAAATCGAGATCGACGATAACGGAAAAGTGGACATTGCTTCGGTGGATGAACCATCCGCTCTGAAGGCAATGGAGATCATCAAGGAAATAACGGCCGAAGCGGAGATCGGAAAGATCTACGTCGGCAAGGTTACGAGAATCGTGAACTTCGGCGCTTTCGTTGAAATACTGCCGGGTGTGGAAGGTTTGCTCCACATCTCCGAGATCGCCGACTACAGGATCCGCGATGTCAATCAAGAACTCCACGAGGGGGATGAGGTTCTCGTGAAAGTCATCGACATCGATGGCCAGGATCGGATAAGGTTAAGCAGGAAAGCGGCTATGCGCGATAGGAAGCCTGACAGGAGAAGACCGGAACCTAATCGATTTAGATCTTGA
- a CDS encoding LysM peptidoglycan-binding domain-containing protein, with translation MKIRIGVATVIFLGFAFVLIAPLLFAGSIHEHPPKPHFPPKHGKWVRGHWTPWEPPEPAEGAYIIQPGDTLWDLAQEFLGDPFLWPQIWEENKYILDSHWIYPGDPLVIPAKPIVVPKEEEKPPAVAERPEVPPAPPEKEVPPAPPAPALYPVASMTDMYCSGYIERSHQASDMKIAGREEVKKEGLAEGDIVYINRGHADGIKGGDKFFVIKESREIKHPKQRKLYGVEIVRLGTIQVIAVQDKTATAQIIFSCSDINTGNELLPYHEIPIPMTEGSTFDRWQTEFSGKPTGFIIDTKDGIESTGEGHIIYIDLGDNAGVKPGDYLRIYRPNSDGKDLPRIMLGEMVVLTVQPENSTGKIVSSVKEVMRGDLVELK, from the coding sequence ATGAAGATCAGGATAGGGGTAGCAACGGTCATATTCTTAGGATTTGCTTTTGTCCTCATTGCGCCTCTGCTATTCGCCGGGAGCATTCATGAGCATCCGCCAAAACCTCACTTCCCTCCAAAGCACGGGAAGTGGGTGAGGGGGCACTGGACTCCATGGGAGCCGCCGGAGCCCGCCGAGGGTGCTTACATCATCCAGCCCGGTGATACCCTCTGGGACCTTGCCCAGGAATTTCTTGGCGATCCATTCCTGTGGCCCCAGATCTGGGAAGAGAATAAATATATCCTCGATTCACACTGGATCTATCCTGGCGATCCTCTCGTCATTCCGGCCAAACCGATAGTCGTGCCAAAGGAGGAAGAGAAACCTCCTGCCGTTGCGGAGAGACCTGAGGTCCCGCCAGCACCACCCGAGAAAGAGGTTCCACCGGCTCCACCGGCACCCGCTCTGTATCCTGTAGCAAGCATGACCGACATGTACTGCTCGGGCTATATCGAAAGATCGCATCAGGCTTCTGATATGAAAATTGCAGGCAGAGAGGAGGTAAAGAAAGAAGGGCTGGCTGAGGGAGACATCGTTTACATAAACAGGGGCCATGCCGATGGGATCAAGGGGGGCGATAAGTTCTTCGTCATCAAGGAAAGCAGGGAGATCAAGCATCCGAAGCAGAGAAAACTGTATGGAGTCGAAATCGTAAGACTAGGGACTATCCAGGTTATTGCCGTTCAGGATAAAACTGCGACAGCCCAGATCATCTTCTCATGCAGCGACATCAATACGGGCAATGAACTTCTTCCATACCATGAGATCCCCATACCGATGACTGAGGGTTCCACTTTCGACCGATGGCAGACGGAATTTTCAGGAAAGCCGACTGGTTTCATCATTGACACGAAAGATGGCATCGAATCAACCGGTGAGGGACATATCATCTACATCGACCTGGGAGACAATGCGGGAGTAAAGCCTGGAGATTATCTGAGGATATACAGGCCAAATTCCGATGGCAAGGACCTCCCGAGGATCATGCTAGGAGAGATGGTGGTTCTGACTGTCCAGCCTGAAAATTCCACCGGGAAGATCGTGAGCTCTGTGAAAGAGGTCATGAGGGGAGACCTGGTCGAGCTGAAGTAA
- the rsmD gene encoding 16S rRNA (guanine(966)-N(2))-methyltransferase RsmD, which yields MRIIGGTVKGTLIKSLKGEEVRPTSDKVREALFDILYGRLEGATFLDCYAGSGAIGIEALSRGASKAVFVEKDGKVASLIRQNLTKCKLEEKAIIIKGDFESSVGDIKKHQDSFDIVFADPPYQGADYRKIVEIVEGEGLLEENGILIIEHLKKAEVPAEWNRIRSFKRKNYGQTTLSFYQSR from the coding sequence ATGCGAATAATCGGCGGAACCGTGAAAGGAACCTTGATAAAATCCCTTAAAGGAGAGGAGGTCAGGCCAACATCGGACAAGGTCAGGGAAGCCCTGTTCGACATCCTTTACGGGCGCCTCGAAGGGGCTACCTTCCTCGATTGCTATGCGGGTTCCGGAGCGATCGGTATCGAGGCTCTCAGCCGGGGTGCCTCAAAGGCCGTCTTTGTCGAGAAGGACGGGAAAGTGGCGTCCCTCATCAGACAAAACTTGACCAAGTGCAAACTCGAGGAGAAAGCCATTATCATTAAGGGGGACTTCGAGAGCTCTGTCGGGGATATAAAGAAGCATCAGGATTCCTTCGACATCGTCTTTGCCGATCCCCCTTATCAGGGGGCCGATTACCGAAAAATCGTGGAGATCGTCGAGGGAGAAGGGCTGCTTGAGGAGAACGGGATACTGATCATTGAGCATCTCAAGAAGGCAGAAGTGCCGGCAGAATGGAATCGGATCAGGAGTTTCAAGCGAAAAAATTACGGGCAGACCACCCTCTCCTTTTACCAGTCCAGATGA
- the amrA gene encoding AmmeMemoRadiSam system protein A has product MLNVDQQKELLRIARKTIDLHLKEKKRFIYSTEDEALRRNSGAFVSIHRGGQLRGCIGNIFPVKPLYETVIDCAISAATEDYRFEPLSLEELAESSLEISVLSYPELVRDINEIIIGKHGLIITQEYCKGLLLPQVATEYHWDRETFLTHTCIKAGLPRDAWKKGAKIEKFSAEVFSEEELKG; this is encoded by the coding sequence ATGCTGAACGTAGATCAACAGAAAGAACTCCTCAGGATCGCAAGGAAGACGATCGACCTCCACCTGAAGGAGAAAAAGCGGTTCATCTATTCCACGGAAGATGAAGCCCTGAGGAGAAATTCGGGAGCCTTTGTCTCCATTCACAGGGGAGGGCAATTGAGAGGATGCATCGGGAACATCTTCCCCGTGAAACCCCTCTATGAAACGGTCATCGATTGCGCCATCTCAGCCGCAACGGAAGACTACCGATTCGAACCCCTGAGCCTCGAAGAACTTGCAGAGAGCAGCCTGGAGATCTCTGTGCTCTCTTACCCCGAGCTGGTCAGAGACATCAATGAGATCATTATTGGAAAGCACGGGTTGATCATCACCCAGGAATATTGCAAAGGACTTTTGCTCCCCCAGGTTGCCACGGAATATCACTGGGACAGAGAAACCTTCCTCACCCATACATGCATAAAGGCCGGGCTCCCCAGAGATGCCTGGAAGAAGGGAGCCAAGATAGAAAAATTCTCGGCGGAGGTTTTTTCGGAAGAGGAGCTTAAGGGATAG
- a CDS encoding biopolymer transporter ExbD has translation MTTRNPSNGEISRREGEYNETMRFREGKELIVRIDISPLVDLVFLLIIFFSVSTTFIETSGLKLSLPKSTGISERRSEDITVYLTEDGKIHFGGEQVTVPVLEKKLHEAIASAEKKFVIIKADEKSRHGDVVTVMDTARNAGAEGITIATRARSTPQENK, from the coding sequence TTGACTACAAGAAACCCCAGTAACGGGGAGATATCGAGAAGAGAAGGGGAATACAACGAGACGATGAGATTCAGGGAGGGAAAAGAGCTGATCGTAAGGATCGACATATCGCCGCTCGTCGATCTCGTCTTTCTTCTCATAATCTTCTTCTCTGTTTCTACCACCTTCATAGAAACATCGGGACTCAAACTTTCCCTGCCGAAATCAACTGGGATCTCCGAGAGGAGGTCGGAAGACATTACGGTCTACCTCACGGAGGATGGAAAGATTCATTTTGGTGGGGAGCAGGTCACGGTTCCTGTCCTCGAAAAGAAGCTACATGAGGCGATTGCATCGGCCGAGAAGAAGTTCGTAATCATCAAGGCAGATGAGAAGTCCAGGCATGGAGATGTCGTGACAGTTATGGATACCGCAAGAAATGCCGGAGCAGAAGGGATAACGATTGCCACCCGAGCCCGATCCACCCCTCAGGAAAACAAATAA
- the rpsO gene encoding 30S ribosomal protein S15 produces MPLNKERKSFIIERFKKHTVDTGSPEVQIALLSKRIEDLTEHFKAHKKDHHSRQGLIRMVGRRRKLLDYLKKKDIERYRDIIDKLGLRK; encoded by the coding sequence TTGCCCCTGAACAAGGAAAGGAAAAGCTTTATTATCGAGCGGTTCAAGAAGCATACTGTAGACACAGGGTCCCCTGAGGTGCAGATCGCTCTTCTAAGCAAAAGAATTGAAGATCTTACGGAACATTTCAAGGCACATAAAAAAGACCATCACTCGAGACAGGGGCTCATCAGAATGGTGGGCAGGAGGAGAAAGCTCCTCGATTACCTTAAGAAGAAGGATATCGAAAGGTATCGCGATATCATCGATAAGCTCGGATTGAGAAAGTAG
- a CDS encoding MFS transporter, producing MNRELTLRKKLAWVFLLYFAEGFPYGIVKDVLPVYFREHGLSLAGIGLFSLLGIPWTLKFLWSPLVDRFGEKRHWVTSCLMAMAVLAVLVPFFKPVVMTLSLWIVLLGFTMASATQDIAIDAYTIGLMDRGEEGEANGMRVTAYRIAIIAGGGGIVILSESIRWKYLFLMASIIFCILAFRSWHIPRIIVPVEKRREWLTALRFWLSQPGAMAVLLFVIIYRLADFTIGPMIKPFWLDRGLSAGEIGAVSISLGVVATIAGALLGGHLTTRWGIFHGLWILGFAPALSNLGYAAIAWIDPPAPDIMMTFSSFASSGFIYALKEPARAMIYSASLLESFTAGLGTAVYLSFLMRICQKEFAATQYALLSALFALARDLSGAPSGWSAEILGYSSYFTLTFLLAFPAYLLLPWIRSWIREDR from the coding sequence ATTAACCGGGAGCTGACGCTTCGAAAAAAACTTGCCTGGGTCTTTCTTCTCTACTTTGCGGAAGGATTCCCCTATGGCATAGTCAAGGATGTCCTTCCAGTCTATTTTCGGGAACATGGTTTGTCCCTGGCCGGAATCGGGCTTTTCTCGTTGCTCGGGATTCCATGGACGCTGAAATTCCTCTGGTCTCCCCTTGTGGACCGCTTTGGAGAGAAACGGCACTGGGTGACCTCTTGCCTGATGGCAATGGCAGTGCTTGCTGTTTTGGTCCCTTTCTTTAAACCTGTTGTCATGACTCTGAGTCTGTGGATCGTCCTTTTAGGCTTTACTATGGCATCAGCGACTCAGGACATAGCCATAGATGCCTATACGATCGGCCTCATGGACCGAGGAGAGGAAGGGGAGGCCAACGGTATGAGAGTCACTGCTTACCGCATAGCGATCATCGCTGGCGGTGGAGGAATTGTCATCCTGTCGGAATCGATCAGGTGGAAATATCTCTTTCTGATGGCCTCCATCATTTTTTGCATTCTCGCCTTTAGATCATGGCACATTCCCAGGATCATTGTTCCTGTTGAAAAGCGCCGGGAGTGGCTTACGGCCTTGAGATTCTGGCTTAGCCAGCCGGGAGCCATGGCGGTCCTTCTATTTGTCATCATATACAGGCTGGCCGACTTTACGATAGGTCCGATGATTAAACCTTTCTGGCTTGACAGGGGTCTCTCGGCAGGAGAGATCGGTGCGGTCTCCATATCGCTCGGTGTGGTAGCCACCATAGCAGGAGCTCTGCTGGGCGGCCATCTTACGACCAGGTGGGGGATCTTTCATGGCTTATGGATACTCGGCTTTGCGCCGGCTCTCTCCAATCTGGGTTATGCCGCCATCGCATGGATAGATCCGCCTGCGCCGGATATCATGATGACCTTTTCGTCCTTTGCGAGTTCCGGATTCATATATGCGCTTAAGGAGCCGGCACGGGCCATGATCTACTCTGCATCGCTCCTCGAATCGTTCACCGCGGGTCTCGGGACGGCCGTCTACCTGTCATTTCTTATGAGGATCTGCCAGAAGGAGTTTGCCGCGACGCAGTATGCACTCCTTTCCGCACTCTTCGCGCTGGCTCGCGATCTTTCGGGTGCTCCAAGCGGATGGTCTGCGGAGATCCTGGGTTACTCATCATACTTCACGCTGACTTTCCTTCTTGCCTTCCCAGCCTACCTTCTTCTTCCATGGATCCGATCCTGGATACGCGAGGATAGATAA
- a CDS encoding MFS transporter: MLKRINNDRKIIAATGVSHFLIHSYEFIFPTVLVMVGMEFQIDFAILGILANISYLFIGLGSLPSGYFADRVGSLNIMKICLLGAVIASVIIGFSNGIYMLAAGLTILGASLSLYHPSGLSLISRHARDIGHSFGIHGVSGSMGLALSPFIAGLIAAKFGWRGSYFAFAFLGIMAVAFLFSLRLKEKNFKETCSPEKNDEVRIPERINRKALLLTFLLQMLCGFCYRGVMTFLPAYMGQNISGKLTTLFAQHAGVARGGMATTLVLLVGMFGQYAGGWLSRRVRPALLFAVLIGLSLPFTMLIGLSHESWLILSASLFAFFHFSAQPVSNSLVAHFTPFRWQSLGFGIGFMLGFGFGSFASSFAGFVAQTSGIDRIFIFIGIFTALPLLIAMLIHKLSKDEVFHKVDEKPPHPEVLMKSF, from the coding sequence ATGTTGAAGAGGATCAACAATGACAGGAAGATCATTGCAGCCACTGGAGTCTCCCATTTTCTGATCCATTCCTACGAGTTCATCTTTCCCACCGTCCTCGTGATGGTTGGGATGGAATTCCAAATAGATTTTGCCATCCTCGGAATCCTTGCCAATATCTCATACCTCTTCATCGGGCTGGGTTCTCTCCCTTCCGGATATTTTGCCGATAGAGTCGGCTCCCTTAACATCATGAAGATCTGTCTGCTTGGAGCCGTCATCGCGTCGGTTATAATCGGTTTCTCAAACGGCATCTATATGCTGGCGGCCGGATTAACCATTCTCGGCGCTTCTCTCAGCCTCTATCATCCCTCCGGACTATCCCTCATATCCAGACATGCAAGGGACATCGGGCATTCATTCGGCATCCATGGAGTATCCGGAAGCATGGGGCTTGCTCTTTCCCCTTTCATCGCAGGGCTCATCGCGGCGAAGTTCGGATGGCGGGGATCTTACTTTGCCTTTGCCTTTTTAGGGATCATGGCGGTTGCTTTTCTCTTCTCATTAAGGTTGAAGGAAAAGAATTTCAAGGAAACATGCAGTCCTGAGAAGAACGATGAGGTGAGAATTCCCGAAAGGATAAACAGGAAGGCGCTCCTCCTGACCTTTCTCCTGCAGATGCTCTGCGGGTTCTGTTACAGGGGGGTCATGACCTTCCTGCCTGCCTATATGGGTCAGAACATTTCCGGGAAGCTCACAACGCTTTTTGCACAGCATGCAGGAGTCGCCAGAGGGGGAATGGCAACGACCCTGGTCCTTCTCGTGGGGATGTTCGGACAGTACGCTGGGGGATGGCTTTCCAGAAGGGTCAGACCCGCTCTTCTCTTTGCCGTGCTCATCGGCCTTAGTCTTCCCTTCACGATGCTGATCGGGCTCTCGCATGAGTCCTGGCTGATCCTCTCAGCTTCTCTCTTTGCATTCTTCCATTTCAGCGCCCAGCCGGTGAGCAACTCGCTCGTCGCTCACTTCACACCTTTTCGATGGCAGAGCCTTGGATTCGGGATCGGCTTCATGCTTGGCTTTGGATTCGGTTCCTTCGCCTCTTCCTTCGCAGGATTCGTTGCTCAGACTTCAGGCATCGACCGAATCTTCATCTTCATAGGAATCTTCACTGCCCTTCCCCTCCTCATCGCGATGTTGATTCACAAGCTTAGCAAAGATGAAGTGTTCCACAAAGTCGATGAGAAACCACCACATCCAGAGGTCCTGATGAAGAGCTTCTGA
- a CDS encoding QueT transporter family protein, protein MRDLVTMWKSTRMIVLTAVCAAIYASVLIPFKPIPIIPGATEIRPANALPVLFSFLFGPAGAWGSAIGNLIGDTFGTLGPGTIFGFFGNLLLGYIPYKFWTSWSRKRPLPDSILSWMGFIVMVLVNSAACALIIGWGLHFMGLVPFIALGNVILINNTIVSLILSPILLYALYNRVEKWGLLYNDLMSEEDISKGKFRKIGTILVSAGALGGMVYGNVVSLAILEQPLFEFASSFTGQYEIGAGLLPAIVLIIVGLLLL, encoded by the coding sequence ATGAGGGATTTAGTGACGATGTGGAAGAGCACGAGGATGATCGTGCTGACCGCTGTCTGTGCCGCCATTTATGCTTCGGTTCTGATCCCCTTCAAGCCGATACCGATCATCCCGGGGGCCACGGAGATCAGGCCGGCCAACGCTCTTCCCGTCCTCTTCTCGTTCCTCTTCGGACCGGCAGGGGCCTGGGGTTCAGCAATTGGCAACCTTATTGGTGATACTTTCGGAACGCTCGGGCCGGGAACGATCTTCGGCTTTTTCGGCAACCTTCTGCTTGGCTATATCCCTTATAAATTCTGGACCTCCTGGAGCAGGAAGAGGCCTCTTCCAGATTCCATTCTTTCATGGATGGGGTTTATCGTCATGGTCCTGGTCAACAGTGCGGCATGCGCCCTGATCATCGGATGGGGGCTTCACTTTATGGGACTCGTCCCCTTCATAGCCCTCGGCAACGTCATCCTCATCAATAACACAATAGTCTCCCTTATCCTCAGCCCGATCCTCCTCTATGCCCTGTACAACAGGGTGGAAAAGTGGGGGCTCCTCTATAACGACTTGATGTCGGAAGAGGATATCTCTAAAGGGAAATTCAGGAAGATCGGAACTATCCTTGTCTCGGCAGGCGCCCTTGGCGGCATGGTTTACGGCAATGTTGTCTCGCTTGCGATCCTCGAACAACCCCTTTTCGAATTCGCAAGTTCCTTCACCGGCCAATATGAGATCGGGGCCGGGCTTCTTCCCGCCATAGTTCTTATTATCGTCGGCCTGCTTCTGCTCTAA
- a CDS encoding helix-turn-helix domain-containing protein produces the protein MKGIIDRLIHEMIDKGIKLEEAKKEFEKKFIAAALEKSSGNRSKAARVLGVHRNTISNKISNLKI, from the coding sequence ATGAAAGGAATCATCGACAGACTCATTCATGAAATGATAGACAAAGGGATAAAGCTCGAAGAAGCAAAAAAGGAATTCGAGAAGAAGTTCATTGCAGCCGCTTTGGAAAAAAGCAGCGGGAATAGATCCAAGGCCGCCAGAGTCCTTGGCGTTCACAGGAACACGATCAGCAATAAAATAAGCAATCTCAAGATCTAA